The following are from one region of the Cottoperca gobio unplaced genomic scaffold, fCotGob3.1 fCotGob3_324arrow_ctg1, whole genome shotgun sequence genome:
- the LOC115005582 gene encoding reticulon-3-B-like isoform X2, with protein MTSEVAQTALQTCRETSALHTEEKEKMADSTSSCSDSSSSSSNNCSSSSLRDLTRSALQLGHWKEPKKSAVAFGVSLLILVSVATLSVISVVSYLLLTCLCVTITFRSQLQRDISVSCESVRLLADQSLIHLNWFSSQTRRLVLVEDLVDSLKLAAVMWMMTYVGAIFNGVTILILADIIFFTTPLIYQKKKTQIDGYIELIRSRVEEKLHKLQDRLPGAVRRTKAE; from the exons ATGACGTCAGAGGTCGCTCAGACAGCACTTCAAACCTGCAGAGAAACTTCAGCCCTGCAcacagaagagaaggagaagatggcCGACTCAACCAGCAGCTGCTCGgactcttcatcatcatcatccaacAACTGCTCGTCTTCCTCGCTCAGGGACCTCACACGCTCAG CCTTACAGCTCGGTCACTGGAAAGAACCGAAGAAGTCGGCGGTGGCATTCGGCGTGTCGCTGCTGATCCTCGTGTCCGTGGCAACACTGTCTGTCATCAGCGTGGTGTCCTACCTGCTGCTCACCTGCCTCTGTGTCACCATCACCTTCAG GTCCCAGCTTCAGAGGGATATCTCTGTGTCCTGCGAGTCGGTCCGTCTGCTGGCTGATCAGAGTCTGATCCATCTGAACTGGTTCAGCAGTCAAACCAGGAGACTGGTGCTGGTGGAGGATCTGGTTGATTCACTGAAG CTGGCTGCTGTCATGTGGATGATGACGTATGTTGGAGCCATCTTTAATGGAGTCACCATCCTGATCCTCG CTGACATCATTTTCTTCACCACGCCACTGATTTACCAGAAAAAAAAG ACACAGATTGACGGGTACATCGAGCTGATCCGGTCCAGAGTGGAGGAGAAGCTGCACAA gctgCAGGACAGGTTACCTGGAGCTGTGAGAAGAACCAAAGCAGAGTGA
- the LOC115005582 gene encoding reticulon-3-B-like isoform X1, which translates to MTSEVAQTALQTCRETSALHTEEKEKMADSTSSCSDSSSSSSNNCSSSSLRDLTRSALQLGHWKEPKKSAVAFGVSLLILVSVATLSVISVVSYLLLTCLCVTITFRVYKSVLQAVQKSEEGHPFRSQLQRDISVSCESVRLLADQSLIHLNWFSSQTRRLVLVEDLVDSLKLAAVMWMMTYVGAIFNGVTILILADIIFFTTPLIYQKKKTQIDGYIELIRSRVEEKLHKLQDRLPGAVRRTKAE; encoded by the exons ATGACGTCAGAGGTCGCTCAGACAGCACTTCAAACCTGCAGAGAAACTTCAGCCCTGCAcacagaagagaaggagaagatggcCGACTCAACCAGCAGCTGCTCGgactcttcatcatcatcatccaacAACTGCTCGTCTTCCTCGCTCAGGGACCTCACACGCTCAG CCTTACAGCTCGGTCACTGGAAAGAACCGAAGAAGTCGGCGGTGGCATTCGGCGTGTCGCTGCTGATCCTCGTGTCCGTGGCAACACTGTCTGTCATCAGCGTGGTGTCCTACCTGCTGCTCACCTGCCTCTGTGTCACCATCACCTTCAG AGTTTATAAATCAGTCCTTCAGGCCGTCCAGAAATCAGAAGAAGGTCATCCATTCAG GTCCCAGCTTCAGAGGGATATCTCTGTGTCCTGCGAGTCGGTCCGTCTGCTGGCTGATCAGAGTCTGATCCATCTGAACTGGTTCAGCAGTCAAACCAGGAGACTGGTGCTGGTGGAGGATCTGGTTGATTCACTGAAG CTGGCTGCTGTCATGTGGATGATGACGTATGTTGGAGCCATCTTTAATGGAGTCACCATCCTGATCCTCG CTGACATCATTTTCTTCACCACGCCACTGATTTACCAGAAAAAAAAG ACACAGATTGACGGGTACATCGAGCTGATCCGGTCCAGAGTGGAGGAGAAGCTGCACAA gctgCAGGACAGGTTACCTGGAGCTGTGAGAAGAACCAAAGCAGAGTGA
- the LOC115005582 gene encoding reticulon-3-B-like isoform X3 translates to MADSTSSCSDSSSSSSNNCSSSSLRDLTRSALQLGHWKEPKKSAVAFGVSLLILVSVATLSVISVVSYLLLTCLCVTITFRVYKSVLQAVQKSEEGHPFRSQLQRDISVSCESVRLLADQSLIHLNWFSSQTRRLVLVEDLVDSLKLAAVMWMMTYVGAIFNGVTILILADIIFFTTPLIYQKKKTQIDGYIELIRSRVEEKLHKLQDRLPGAVRRTKAE, encoded by the exons atggcCGACTCAACCAGCAGCTGCTCGgactcttcatcatcatcatccaacAACTGCTCGTCTTCCTCGCTCAGGGACCTCACACGCTCAG CCTTACAGCTCGGTCACTGGAAAGAACCGAAGAAGTCGGCGGTGGCATTCGGCGTGTCGCTGCTGATCCTCGTGTCCGTGGCAACACTGTCTGTCATCAGCGTGGTGTCCTACCTGCTGCTCACCTGCCTCTGTGTCACCATCACCTTCAG AGTTTATAAATCAGTCCTTCAGGCCGTCCAGAAATCAGAAGAAGGTCATCCATTCAG GTCCCAGCTTCAGAGGGATATCTCTGTGTCCTGCGAGTCGGTCCGTCTGCTGGCTGATCAGAGTCTGATCCATCTGAACTGGTTCAGCAGTCAAACCAGGAGACTGGTGCTGGTGGAGGATCTGGTTGATTCACTGAAG CTGGCTGCTGTCATGTGGATGATGACGTATGTTGGAGCCATCTTTAATGGAGTCACCATCCTGATCCTCG CTGACATCATTTTCTTCACCACGCCACTGATTTACCAGAAAAAAAAG ACACAGATTGACGGGTACATCGAGCTGATCCGGTCCAGAGTGGAGGAGAAGCTGCACAA gctgCAGGACAGGTTACCTGGAGCTGTGAGAAGAACCAAAGCAGAGTGA